The genomic segment gtgtgtgtgtgtgtgtctctctctcaacctgTATGTACCTCTCGGTCTTTGTGAAACTTGTTCTGGTGCTGCCTGGTGAACTGGTGCAGTCTAAGCATGTCATGTAGCTCCTCTCTGGACAGACTGATGTCAGAGTCCTCAGAGTCTGTGTCTGACTCACTGGTGTCCCCACTCAACAGGATACTCTGTGGGGGAGGGGACAAGGAGAACAATACACGCACATCTCATCACACAATTAGCGTTTGCTTTCCTGGACACGCACGACCAGTTCCTGAATAAAAGCGTACTCATGTGTAATGTTTTTGTCAATGACGGATCTTTGTCCGGGGAAACTCCTTAAATATTAGAATATCAATCTGGAAGTCATGCAAATACCTTTAGCCACTTCCTGCTCTTTTTCAACTTGGAGAAGTTGTACAGCCTGGCCTTGTCTGTCTTGTATTCTGTGGCGAGAACATAGAGGGATATTGCACGGAGACAGAACATTGCCTTTCTAtatcagaatcagctttattggccaggtatgtgtacacatacaaggaatttgactctggaATATACGAGGAATATGGCCAGCCAGTGGAGATAACACCGCTTAAAGTGTAAAGCAAAATCCTAAAGGATGCAAATGCAGGATCACGACACATGACACACAATATGGAAAATGTAGGGCTCCACGCTGACTTTTTCTACAAGAAGCATGTGTGCACCTAAGTTGAACTGTGCCAGTTCACCTTTACCTTGCAGCAGGGCTCCATTGAGGGTATTGCCTTCTGTAACAAGCCCCTCCTCCTCCGGGTCACATGACTCCTCCTTTATTGCCAGTGTCGCGTGCTGATTAGTCATCCCCAAGTAAGGACCCTCCCCCAATCCACCACTGTCGCTGTCATCACTGTCATCACTGTGAAATGAAAACCAAGTCCACATAAGTCTAGGCTCTGGAGACGTCCCAGTCAACTCGTAATGTCAATACAGTACAcggatcagccataacattatgaccacctgcataacattgtgtaggtccccttttgccgccagaacagccctgacccatcgaggcatggacaccactagacctctgtgctgtggtatctggcaccaagatgttagcagaaGCTCCTTTAAGCCCTCTTGTGAGGTgtggcctccatggatcggacattTCTGTCTAGCAGAtctcacagatgctcgattggattgagatctgaggaatttaGGGGCCAAGTTTgtgttccttaaaccattccAGAACCATTttagctttgtggcagggtggaTTTtgctgctgaaagaggccaatgccaacAGGAAATACTGTTGCCATCAAAGGGttcacatggtctgcaacaatgctcatgtaggtggtacgtgtcaaagtaacatccacatgaatggcaggacccaaggtttcccagcagaacattgcccatggcatcacactgcctctaccagcttgccttcttcccatagtgcatcctggtgccatgtgttctccaggtaagcgatgcatcCAGccatccacaaaaaaaaaattccattgctccatggtccagttgtGATGCTCACGTGCGCATtataggtgctttcggcagtagtacaggggtcagcatgggcaccctgactggtctgcagctacgcagccccatacgcaacaaactgcgatgcactgtgtgttctgacatctttctatcagtaccagcattaactttttcagcaatttgagctacagtagctcgtgtgttggatcggaccacacgggccagccttcgatccccacgtgcatcaatgagccttggccgcccatgacactgtcgccggttcaccgcttttcctgccttgtaccacttttgataggtactgaccactgcagatcgggaacaccccacaagggctgctgttttggagatgctctgacccagtcgtctagccatcacaatttggcccttgtcaaagtcactcagatccttacacttgcccgtttttcctgcttctaacacatcaactttgaggtcagaatgttcacttgctgcctaatatatcccacccactgataacgaagtgccatgataacgagattatcggtgttattcacttcccctgtcaggggtcataatgttatgactgatctgTGTATATTTGTTGTGTTGGTGCCTGgcattacttttacattttggcTACACTAGAAGAGAACTGACTTCTGGCTTCCTCTCACCACAAATAGAATCCGACCAATAGTCAGTTTCCCCTTTATTAATGGCAAAGGTTGGAAAATCAACATTTAAGGGCCACTGAAGCAAAACCACACATGAAGGTGCAGGGCTTCAGACATTTCATTGTTCCTATATACAGCTGGTCTCTGTTCTGTTATACTGTAGTATAGCAGGCCCCTTACCTGTGTAAATCAGGGGTGAAAATGGTAAAGTGTAGGGTCCTGGCAAAATAGTGTTCTTGTGCTAAACCAGTAAAAAATCTCAGTTACAatgattaaaaagaaaataaagataaGTACAGACAATAACTCTATAATTTAACACTGTTGGATGCACAGCATTACTGGTACGCAATGTGATCTACCTTCACTTCTGGTTGCGTCGCATCGTAAAACAACAGTATTTTACCTGGATAGGTCTCTGTTGAAGATGGAGGCAGTCTGGCGGAGGAAGCTGTCCAGGCGAAGGGATCTCTCCAGGTATTGGAGGTGAAGAGGCTTGGCCAGGCCAGATGATGACCCTGCCGCCCCATCATCCACCGACTCCATCGAGAACTGAGACCAGTAGGCCCTACCGGGCAGGGGTACTCACTGGATGGACGCAACAAGgtagagaaaggaagaaagagtgagggagacatCAATCccattaaaaacaacatgggaaaaaaacacattcagaacTTTTCACATTTGAGCTTGAGTTTGTTATGTGTGTTTTTTCCAAGCCAGGACACAGGAGAACCTCCATACTGTCCTGCTAGTCTattttccacacaaaaaaatgaGCGGGTGTGTGTACGAGGAAGATATCTACATTGCTACCTTAGAAATGTGGGCTATGGACGACATCATCATAGCCAATTTCAACTCCAAGCACAGCAGATGTAAAGGCCTGAAACTGAAATGGACAGCCATAGGTCACAAAACGAACACACTGCACAAGACCACAGCTGTCAAAACCAACCAATCACCTTATTCCCCGCGGACAATCAAGCACTTTTCTGATTGAAACAGGTTATTTTGGGGCCTTGGTCATTGTAGATGTTTAGGCTAATGGCCTATGGTTATATATCTAGTTACATATACACTTCTATTCTTAAACACTCTCTTCCCACAGTTTTATCAaatcaaaatattattattttaaattatttttaacattgtaCGATTTGATTATTTGACTTTGAACAGTCCCATAGGATaaaatacaatgtaaatattatCTTGTAATCCTCTATCAGACTCTTACATTACCTAGaggtacattttaaaaatcagTTTTAGGCAGGGTCTTCATATCATCTGTTATGTAGCTGACATGTACATTTAGCAAATTGGCAGTCCTTGGAATCAAACCAACTATCCTGGTACTGAATGCACATTGCTCTACCAAGCTAAATAGAGGACACTAGTTATAGAAGTGATCTTTGACCCCAATCCTGAGCTAGCCTAACCTATGGACCCATTGAATGATAACTAGTTAAAAATCATGTCCACAAATCCACAAACAGAAGTTTCAAGCCTTATTAATCAAAAGGCAGCATATATCACATCTGCATGTAAATATTAGATTCCCATTGCCTTGTGTGGTGAGTAAATCCAATAGGTAACTTTTACAATTAGCCTGTGTAACCAGTCTTGTCCAATCCTAATACTTTATGTCGTATGTCATACAGAGTGGAATGAGTTAATGAAAATTGATATGCAAAAGTGGGAATCAAGCCATTGTGTAGTTACAATGTACCTACTACTAGCTACTGTATATAGCCTTAGTGACCACTCACTGTTAAgcacaaaacattaatttattaaCGTTAGCTTCTACAGTCATCTTATTCAGCCGAACTAGCTATCTATTGAACTTAATGGTGAAGAACACAAAGCTAACTGCCAAATTAATGTTTATATCTGAAAGTATAATGCGAGCTACCGTTATTTAGCCTGTTAGCCAGCAATTTACTGTCACTGTTTAGCATTAGCTCGCGCCTAGCATACGGTGTAAGCTATGTAACCATTTGTAGCTAACTGAATAACGTGCTAGCATGCTCGCTATCTGGCTAGCGGTAATAACTAGCATATTAGCTACAGCATACGATAGAAATGTACtgtggctagctagctatattaGTAGGTTCAAGGTAAGCAGCTAGCAAGGTATAATATGATGTTGTGGTTACATTAGGTATTGGCCCGGCAGATAAAGTGCACGAATTCATAATCAAAGGCCGCTCTAGCGttgttattttacattgaaaatagGGCCTTATATTTGAATCGCTAACTGTCAATTATTGGTGCGTTTCTGTCATTGAAAATAATTAGCCAGCTAGCTTAGAAGTTGCCAGTTACAAGCTATTGGGAGTTATTCAAATGGGTTCTGCCCCTTTAAGGCCACCACCTCCCCTGGACATGAGTAGCAtagttattttaataataaaattaatTTAGGGGATAGCAATTTTGTCCGTTTACACTGAGGCCTATGAATCTTCCCCGCACCTCTCCGTCTCCTCGAATAGGCACGAGGGGAGTCTCAGAAGCCTCCGTTTTCGGATCCCCGCGTTTAAATTATTTCTCCCTCCCGGCCATCTTACCCCATTGCTCCCTCACCATATTACCTCCAAAACACTTTCTCACCTTGGCCCCGTGTCCCCCTTTTGCGCTCTCTCGTAGCTGCTGCCGACTCTCAGTTCTCTGACTCCAAGATGGCGGGTCTAGACAACGAGCGAGTCTGTGAGCTTTGGGTCGACAGCAGCAGAGAGGCGGCCACTTTCTGTAACTGAGGGAGCAGGGACACGGCGCCATGGCGAGGATAGAGCAAGGAACAGGCATACTAATCAAATGCAGAGAGAGTGACGATTTAGCATCTGCTCGTCGAAGGAATCCCTGGGGAAATATATCAATCGAAACAttgtaaacattattttgaagcCACTTGTGGTAAATATTGTACATTTCAGATGATTTATATGACATTATAGTTTTCGATTCGAACTCTACTAGTGGAGTCTGCTATTTCCGAACATTGCCGAGCTACATGTTACGTCATTCAAAGGGAAACTCGTTACAAGTATCGCGAGTCGGTTAATATTTTCCTAGAAATAAATGTCGATTTTAGGTCTGATTGAATAAGACCATTAAATCGTACACAAAATACGCGTAGTAATTGTTTTCAACTGTGTGTTCCTGGTCCTTAAGAAAATTGTGCAtaatatattttacttaatCCCTAACAACCTACATTCACTTTTCAAAGAGTAACAATACAGATAAATTGCTAGGGTGGGAATGTTATCTGAGAATATCAGTCCACATCTGACAGGGTTGTGCAAACTTTTTATTTCAAGGGCCACATAGTGATTTTGAATTTTAACGGAGGGCTGCACACATAATAATTTGTAAATACTTCTGATATAGTTTTAGGGTGTTTTCAATaactataaaaaatatttacaaaaatatatatatttattttatacttaAACATATAGCGGGCCAGATTTATAAGTTTGAATGGGTAAACTAAGGCCTGGTGGCCAAATGTAGCTCACAAGCAGTGACTTTTttgattaacaaaataattttaaactcCCTTTTTGGTCTAGATGTGCAATATGTTATTTCTGCATAATCGATAAGTAGCATTattatcatacctcagttatcCATGTAATTTACCAGTTTCAAAGTCAATGGTTTGGTGACATGTGGCACAAATTGACACATACAAGACATAATACACCATGTTTTGCGGCCCTTTCTGGTCTACAACCAGTGCCCCAAAATCGGTTGCCATTTTTCATAGATATCCTGATCTACCTGTGCTACCATGAATGCAAGCTCTGAAGTTGGAGGCAATTTCTCTGTCCttgttttttacatatttattagAGTAGGATTCTAATGATTATAAAATTACtctatgaaaaaaacaaatacagctcaggaaaaaattaagagaccactgcacctttttctttcctttccaaaaaattcaaaaaggaaggttttgagtgaggaacagaatggttaaaattaagagaccactgcaaatggaacgcttctgttcctcactcaaaactttccttttcaacttttttggaaaggaaagaaaaagatgcagtcgTCTCCATTTTTTCCCCAGAGTTGTTTGTTTTAGGCtgcttattttctgttttcagttgCACATTATTCTCTTCTGCTTTACCTTCTAATTTTGTGCACAGATCTTTACTGCACAAGGGAAAGTGTTGAACTAtgtcagtggttctcaaacttctTAAGCTGCGTACCACctcagaaaatatttcactaTATTATCCACTAAAAGGGAGCACTGCATACCGTTGTTTGAGAACCAGGGCAATATGTCAATATACCTGGTTTAATAAGAGTTAAGAGACAACTCTTAGGTAGGCCTATTAAATAAGTCAACTTATTCCAAGAACTCCATTTGGCATTTTAGAAAATTGTATTTTTCCTGGTTAATGGACTATTTTGGTAATCTTAAGACTGTGGCAAGTTGCTGGTAATGAATGTCAAGATATTATACTAATAAACAAAGGTCTAGTAATGGCAGTGTTGCATAGATTAGATctgtggttcccaaccaggggtagtAGGACCACTTGGCAAACTTAAATTTACTGGTAAAACACACGTACTACAGAGATACTCAGAGCAGGTCCTACTGATGATGCAGTTATCCATGTGACCAGAAAGCAAACTGGATCATTGGCCAACTAATTTTACCGAAATGGCCTGCTCGCATCAGTAGTTTTGCCTACGCAAGAGCAGATGCTAAAATAACACAGAACCACAGATGAGttctttccatctccatgttcaTATCCACTTCAAACATCTGCATAGTAAGAAGAAATTAACTGTTTATTTGTCATAAGAGCATTTTGCAAACCGTAAGTAAGGGGAATGTAACATTCATCTGATCTCAAAAGGGAGTTCTTCTGATGCAACAACAGCCACAAATAACCAAAATGTAAGCATCCATcacatatattattatatatcaGCTGCCAGCCAAACTGATAGCAATTGATATTCATTAATAAGcattacatttcacaaaacatttcagttaatttgttaaCTCGGACAATGAACTGTTTTATTAATGTATAGTAGAGCGATGTGTGAGACATGACCTCAGTGCAATTTGAAGTGTCACAGAGCGACAAATAGAGAACGACTGTAGAATAGGTCAAGTTACATAGAGGATAAGAGCTTATATGGGAACGCCTGCATTCTTCTCCTCGACTGTGTTCCTATCAGCATCAGAGCAGCTGTGGCTAAACATAAATCCCATTATAACAGAGAATAACAGCTGTACTCCCAACCTACACAAGGCGATGTACATACAGGCCCCTGGACATTTCAGACCGTACACATGCTGTCATCAGCTCAGACATTTCTGTAGAAGAAAATTCTATTTCACACATAGCTCCACACAGTTAAAGCCCATTTCAGGGATTTCAGGCCAATTTCAGTCCCACATCACTTCACTGGTCATTTCAGATCGGCAGCTCAATTGCATTTCAGATCCTGTGAATATCCGAGAGCCACTTCAAGTCCACCATTTTAGATTTGTGAGCAGCTTCAGCGCTACCTTCCAAATCCTTTCGCTCAAAGCCAGCTGGACTTCTCCTCCTCGAACTTCAGTGGGTCAATAAACGGCTTGTCGATCGACTTGATCATCAGCTCGCCACAGTACACGCACTCGCACGCAATGATGTCATCAATGTCGGACTTGATCTGCTCGCGGCTGACGCTGGCAGATCCTTTCCCCAGGCTGGCGCTGTcacccccctcctccttctccttggGGGCGGGACGGGGGCGGGATTTGGATGTCCGGGAGGCTGCAGCCAGCTTCTTTTGCAGCTCTTCTAGTTTGGACTGCTTGTAGGAGGACAGGTGAGGGTTCACctgaggacagacagacggttACATTATGTCGCAATGTAGGGCtgttcatttgaggaacaaaagcAGTTGACAGACCCCCGCCCTATTCTTGCTTCCCAGTTTTTATGTCTCAATTACTGCCTTGCATCATCACAACATCTGCCCAGAAAATGTGGGAGTCAAAGATGGAGAAAAACTTAACCGAACAGCTCGTTCCATTAAAGCGTGATGAGACAAGGCAGACCTGTCCATTATTTAACCCACCGACCCGGGACGACCTTCCCCGGCGTGGTGCTGGTCCCCTGGGCATTGTCGGATGTGAACTCACCTCCTGGAAGAGGCAGTCGTAGTGGAACATGTGTCCACAGAGGAACAGGTAGAAAGGTCTGTTCAGGAGTGGGAAGTCACAGACGGCACACTTCTCCTGGCTCTCCACCAGACCATACTTGTTCCTCATCTCCTGGATGTCCTCCCTGATCCGCTTGGCGCTCTCTGTCGCCTCCTCCATCTCCCGCTTCAGCTCGTCAATGTGCTGGTTGTACTCCTCCAGGGAGCTGCAGATGGCTTCCTGGAATATATTACGTAGtgtagtgttttgtgtgtgcgcgtgcgtgcatgtggCCCACACCAAACTCTAACTAATACCTCTGGGCAGTGGTTTACTAAAGGCAAATTGTAAGCATCGTTCAACAGGAATTTTTTGTGACAAATCCTTTTGCGACAGTATGCCATAGTGAAAACCACTCTGTTGTTAGAAACACCCTAGTTATTGTCCAACACATATTCACATATTGTCTAATGCAATGGTcatatttgtgttttctttattttacattaacacATCATCTTGTGATATCAAAAGGCAAATTGTCACCATTACCTTGAAGTGGTCTATAGTAACGAAGTCAGGGAAGAAGGGCAGGATGTCCTCTATCTTGAGCAGATTGCAGGAGGACAGACAGTTCATGGCCTTCTTCACGTCCTTCTCCTCCTGCACCACGTGACGGGCGATCTTCAGCCACAGCTTCTTCCTCAGCTCCTCGTCATCCTCAGGCAGGTCCGCACAGGACTTGGCCAAGTCCACATCCACCTGGAATTGTAATCGGCATCATTTCGCTTTCAAGAATGTGCCTTGCCTTGCATCCCAACATCAATGTAAACACCACCGTTGTGGCCAATTCCAATTGTCATTTAAGTCAAATCCGCTACTAAACCGCTAGGGTGTCCACGCTGCGTGGACCAAGGACAGCTCAGGGACCTGGAGAGATTCGGGCACAAACGAACGGCCTCTGACGCCTCGCTGCGCATTCTCGCTGTACGTAACACAGAGACAAGCCAGGACGACTCACCTGCAGGGCCAGATCCACAGCTTCCTCGTACAGCTCCATGATCTTATAGACCAGCACACAGGCCTGCAGGTATCCGTGTTCGGCGCACAGCCTCAGGGCGTATTTCAGATCATAGTGGATGTCCGACGCGTGGGTGCCAGCCTGCCAGTGGGACCCCATTTTACCAGCATATTCACAACACGGGTTTGTGTgcccataataataataataataataataatcacacGTTCCCCTCTGGTACTTTATTCACGTGTCAGACGTGGCCCCACCTGTTCCAGGTACGACAGCAGGGAGTCGGGCTTGTACTTGGCATACAGGGAGAGGAGGTAGTTGTGTATGGCCTCCTCTGTTACAACCAGCTGGTAGACACAGAACTCCATGTAGCGGATCGTCTCGTTGATCTGTGGGCAGATTGGTTGGTTGAATGCAATTGCCGTTTCTGTATTTTACGCTTGGTATCATTTGTAGATGTTTCATATTTCAGATTTGTCCGGGGTGGCTTGGGGCTTTGGGGCTTTCAAAGCCAGGactgtgggttcgattcccgtgGGAGACCAGTTCAAACTTATATGCACTATGAACTGTCTGTAGCGTTTCATCTGATAAATGTAAAATCTTTGAAATTGCTTTACATGGAGACTACAACAAAATTAGTGATAATATAAAAAGTTgggttttatatatttaaaaaaacgtaCCTGTTGTGTCGAACCCATCTGACTGTAGTTGACCAGAGCTGGGATCAGCTTCTTAGGATCCAGCCGGTTGCCCATCTTAATCCAGGCGTCCACCACCTTGCATTAATACAGATATATTTAGAATTCAGTCATTAAGTATGTTTCCCAAAGACCGTCGCACAATCATCAGACTACCGAGACAGTGTGTTGATAAGACAATGTGTTGATAAGCCACCGAGTTCTGACAGGAAGATAGCTGAACTGTCACAGAGTCAGGACTATAAAGTGTCACCAAAACAAACAGTAGCACACGATCGGGGAAAAAAAACCTTCTTGGGGATGTGCTGCATGAGGACAGGGGAGAACTTATAGAAGAGTTTCTCGTCGCAGTGCTTGGAAAGCACCTCCAGGGCGGCGCCGTAGTCATCATGCTGACAGTAGTGGGAGATCACCCGCTCATAATCCTGGAAAGACCGATACAGTAATGCAGGTTATTCACCAATCAAATGGATGCTATTTAAAACAACAGCCGACCATACATTACAAGACAGAAAATGTCAGGGGCCATTAACAGTGGCATAAACATGCACTCCTGTTAGAGACCCCAGATGATGATAATGCATGATATATAGACaggttgacacacacacacacacacacctgcatgaTGACAGAGAAGTAGACCATGTCGTCCACGTTGCCATGGCTAGCCAGCAGGTCATAGATGGTGGTACGATTGTTATAAAGACACTCCTTGTGTTTGGAACTACAGAGAAACTTCCGGAACTCCTCCCGTGTCTCCAGGAAGAGTCCATATTTGCCCTCGTCGGATTCTAGAAGCCCCAGGCGATTCAGGTACAGCTCAGTCAGCCACATAACCAGCAAGGTGATCTGGGTCTTCTCACTCTGTTCAGTTGATCAaacaatcaaccaatcaatcaaggATTTCAATACATCAATTATTTGCATCAATCAATCTCTATTGTTCCCAGAGACAATCTGCAAAACAAGCAGGGTTAACACAATGCAAATATAATTTACCTCAGGAAAAGTTGCGACAGCACTTTCCATAATGGCAGATTATTTCCTACATAGGTCACTACTCTTGACCAGGGCCTACACAaagggaatagggagccatttggtaCACAAAGTAATAAAACCTTATACAACACACCTCCTTCAGATTGTTGAGTTTTTTCAGTAGGAACTCTTTCAGAGCCTCTTCCTGTTTTGCCTCGATGAACTTCAAGGCAATCTCCTCAAAGTAGTTCTGGGTCAGGGCGTAACACTTGGCACTCTCCATGTAGCGTTTGTTCTGGAAGCAGTGCTCAGCCTCCTTGGCCAGGACCGTGTCCATGCACTCAGGACGGTCTCGACAGTACTCTTTGGCCAGGTCAAACTTGTTCATGCTCATGTACATCTGCCATACATCCCTGGCCTCCCTCTGGATGTGGTACCTGGATTCACAGACACAAAAGTACTGttgggttgttgtttttttaccctGGCTGTACTGGCACCCTCTCACTGTTCTTCCCCAAACTGATTTTGCTGATAGGCCTTTCTACAAATGCGGTTGTTCTGCCAGTCTTAATTTAATGCAACAGTCATGTCTGAGTAAGAGTGTCAGCCCTGTACCTGAATACAGCCTTTTCTGTATAGATCCAGATGAGGCCACCAACTGGGTCCTTTATCATCTTCTTCAGGGGGCCGAACTTGTCTGGGAATACATCCTCGTAGACCACCTAAAGGAATTTGATTAGGGAAGGTGTGGG from the Esox lucius isolate fEsoLuc1 chromosome 23, fEsoLuc1.pri, whole genome shotgun sequence genome contains:
- the vps18 gene encoding vacuolar protein sorting-associated protein 18 homolog, coding for MASILDEYEDSQNRRHPVQHSSRLAAANIGITHSGFVNVRLEEEKPIFNKQRIDFTPPEKINHFAVCNNQLCMSLGKDTLLRIDLAKPDQPNQIELGRKEDSKVHKLFLDPTGSHLVISLSTSECLYLNRNTQKVRSLSRWRGHLIESVGWNKLLGTETNTGPILVGTSQGIIFEAEISASEGSLFNTNPDQYFKQVHALEEDGKPAPVCCIEVERGMESKVFIIATTRKRLFQFVGRIPEGSDQQGFSSIFSQNQELLPSFQEFPFNMGYSEITFYTSKLRICPKAFAWMMGNGVLYGQLDYVRPDSLLSDVQVWDYTPDIDFSFNKPISVVLTQFHFLLLLPDRVKAICTLNGQVVYEDVFPDKFGPLKKMIKDPVGGLIWIYTEKAVFRYHIQREARDVWQMYMSMNKFDLAKEYCRDRPECMDTVLAKEAEHCFQNKRYMESAKCYALTQNYFEEIALKFIEAKQEEALKEFLLKKLNNLKESEKTQITLLVMWLTELYLNRLGLLESDEGKYGLFLETREEFRKFLCSSKHKECLYNNRTTIYDLLASHGNVDDMVYFSVIMQDYERVISHYCQHDDYGAALEVLSKHCDEKLFYKFSPVLMQHIPKKVVDAWIKMGNRLDPKKLIPALVNYSQMGSTQQINETIRYMEFCVYQLVVTEEAIHNYLLSLYAKYKPDSLLSYLEQAGTHASDIHYDLKYALRLCAEHGYLQACVLVYKIMELYEEAVDLALQVDVDLAKSCADLPEDDEELRKKLWLKIARHVVQEEKDVKKAMNCLSSCNLLKIEDILPFFPDFVTIDHFKEAICSSLEEYNQHIDELKREMEEATESAKRIREDIQEMRNKYGLVESQEKCAVCDFPLLNRPFYLFLCGHMFHYDCLFQEVNPHLSSYKQSKLEELQKKLAAASRTSKSRPRPAPKEKEEGGDSASLGKGSASVSREQIKSDIDDIIACECVYCGELMIKSIDKPFIDPLKFEEEKSSWL